The Rhodothermales bacterium genome includes the window TCTCCCGCCTGGAGGTTGAAGGCCTTCTTGATAGCCTTCTTGTCGAACTGAACAGCACTGGACAACTCCAGGATCTGCCCCCCCGTGCTGTGACGCTTCAGGAAGTTGTGGCGCTTCAGGAAGTTGTGACGCTTCAGGAAGTTGTCGGCGAGAGACTCATTCGAGTCGAAATACCGAATAATGATGCGAATTTCGTCAGGATCGTCCTTGCCCGCCTCTGTCTCGAGGGCGGTCTGTGCAAGCAGATGTCCGTTGACCAGCTTGGGGTCGCCGAGCACCTGTTCCTCGAGCTCAAGGGGGGTGAATTCGGGGGACGCGATCGGTTCAACACATCCGGACGCGACGAAAACGGCCGCAACCAGTGCGGCGGTGGAAGCACGGCGAATCATGGCCGGGTGGGGGTATGTGGGGGTGGTGGGGTCCGAACCCTAGTACAAAGCAGGTGCCAATTCAAATCGACCATATCGACCAGGTCGGCAATGGCCAGCGATCCAAGTATCTATTAATCCGTAATTTAAGCACCAGAAACCCAAGCAAATGCCAACTTTTTCTTTCGACGAACCGAAATCGGTCGCTGTCCGGTAAGGTTTTTGAGTAGCGAGGTTCACCCACCAACCTCCCCCATGCTGATTTCACTTCTCTGTCTGCTGTTGCCCCTGGCAGCAGCAGAGCCGGCCAAGTCCCTCGATCCGGACAAGTCCATCAGGCAGTTCGTCATGGACACCTGGACCATGGAAGAGGGCCTTCCCAACAACGCGGTCGGAGCCTTGCTCCAGACCAGCGACGGTTATCTGTGGGTCGGCACGGACGCCGGCCTGGCTCGCTACAACGGCATCACCTTTACCAGCTTTGATCGCAATCCAGCCTTCTCCTCACACGAGGTTAGAAGTCTGGCAGAGTCCGGAGAGGGCGCCTTGTGGGCAGGCACGCTCACGGGTGTCGTGGTGGTCGATCGCTCGGGAGCGCGGCCGTTGGAGGCACTGCCACGAAGCGTGCGCGTCGAAGCCCTCGTCCCGGCGGACGATGGCGAGGTGTGGGTCGGGACGTGGAGCAACGGATTGTACCGATGCCGGGAGGACGCGTGCAGCCACCAGGGAGGCGCGGACATAGGCCGCATTCAGGGGCTGCGTCTGGGCAGCGGCACGCTTTGGATCGGGACCGAGTCAGGCCTCTTCCGTCTGCGTCCGGACGACGATGGGCCCCAGCCGGTCGCCAACGGCCTTGTGGTCTCGGCGATGGATGTGCTACCCGGGGGCGACCTCCTGGTTACCGAGCGGGAAGGTGGGGTCCTGAGATTCGACAGTAACGGTCGCCGTGTTTCCCGCCCGGAGGATGCCAACTGGCCCACCGAGAGGGTGTGGGCCGTGCTTGCGGATCGCGAGGGTTCTTTGTGGTTCGGCGTAGAAGGCCGCAGTCTCCTGCGCATGTCCGGCACCACCGTCAATGCGTTCGGTCAGAAAGAAGGCCTGCCGGGAACGCGGGTGCTGTCCATCACGGAAGATCGAGAAGGCAGCGTCTGGGTAGGCACCGAGGGCGGCGGCCTTCTCCGCTTCCGCAATGGGGCCTTTACGACCATCGACAGCCAGTCCGGCCTTGCCGAAGAATACGTGACCACCGTCTCACAGGGACCGGATGGCGCCATGCTGGCCGGCACCTTCGGCGGGGGCCTGCACGTCCTGGACCCCGAGAAGTTGATGGTCCGCGAACGGATACGGGGGTTGCCTTCAGCCAATGTGACCGGAGTTCTGCCGGCGGCGGATGGGTCGATTCTTGTCGCGTCCATAGATGCCGGCGTCTCTCGGGTTGTGGGGTCTCGCGTGCGATCCATCCCCGGACTGCCCTCACAATCCGTCTATGCGCTACATCGCGCCCGTAATGGTGAGGTCTGGATCGGCACCGACGCCGGCCTGGTTCGCCTCTCGGACTCGGGGACGTCGGTATACACGGAAGACGATGGACTCGGCAGCAATTCCATCGTCGATATCGAAGACGACGGCGCAGGGCGCGTCTGGGTCGGCACCTATGGCGGCGGACTGACCGTGTTCAACCCGGACGGCACCACGCGCACCTACAACACGGAGGATGGACTCGACTCCGACATTGTCAGCGCGCTCCATCTGGACCGCGAAGGCGTGCTCTGGATAGGCACGCTCGAAGGGGGCCTCAGCATGCTGGACAACGGCCACATCGAGAATTTCTCTATTCGCGACGGCCTGTTCGACCGCTCCGTCTTCCAGATCCTCGAAGACGACTTCGGATTCCTGTGGATGGGCTCCAACCGCGGCATCTCCCGCGTTCGCAAGGCGGACATTCTCGCGTATCGAAACGGAGGTCTTCCGGCCATTCCCCACGAGGCGTTCGGTACGGACGATGGACTCAAATCGCCTGAAATCAACGGCGGCGCGCAACCTGCAGGCTGGAAGAGCACGGACGGTCGGCTCTGGTTTCCCTCCATCGCCGGCGTGGCCGTGGTGGACCCGTCGGACCTGAGCCGCAACACGGTGCCCCCTCCCGTCGTCATTGAACGCGTCGAGGCAGACGGAGTCGCTATCGCGGTCGGCTCCGAGGTCGAATTGGCGCCCGGCACGCGTCGGCTCGAGTTCAAGTTTGCGGCGCTCAGCCTCGTCGACGCCTCCGCCATCAAGTACCGCTTCCGCCTGCGCGGCGAAGAAACGGAATGGAATACGACGATGGCCGGAAACACAGCCACCTACACGTTCCTCGATCCAGGCACGTACACCTTCCAGGTGGCCGCAGCCAACAACGACGGCGTCTGGAACGAGGACGGTGCCTCGCTATCGTTCACGCTCAAACCCTATCTGTTCCAGACCTCCTGGTTCTGGATGCTCATCGCCTCTGCCGGATTCATGGCGGGGGCATGGTTCTTCCGCAGCCGCACCGAACAGTTGAAGCGGCAGCGCACTGAGCTTGAGCAAATGGTGGAGGAGCGTACGCGCGACGTCCTGGCTGCCCGTGACCAGATTCTGGCTCAGTCGGACGCGCTGCGTGCCTCCCTGCGCGACAAGGAGGTGCTGCTTCGCGAGGTGCATCACAGGGTGAAGAACAATCTGCAGATGATCTCGAGTCTGCTGCAGCTCCAGTCGCGGCAGGTCACCGACCACGAAACGAAGCTTCTTTTCGAGGAGTGCCGCAACCGCATCTATTCCTTCTCCATGGTGCACGAGCGCCTGTACCGGTCCAAGGACATGGCGCACTTTGACTTTGTGGAATACCTCAGCGGCGTTGCGCACGCCCTCGTTCGGTCCCATCACCGCCGAGACCGCGAAATCGAACTGGAGGTTCGAGTCGATCCGGGTGACATGGATGTGGACAAGGTCATTCCCTGTGGACTGATAGTGACCGAATTCGTGACCAACGCACTGCGCCATGCCTTCAACTCGCAGGCGCATGGCACCATCTGGGTCAACTTCTCGCGTATGAATGAGACCGGTCTGCTTACTGTTGAGGATGATGGCCTGGGACTCTCGCCCGACATCAGTCAGGAGCGCCGGGATGGGCTCGGGCTGAATCTGGTCGATGCCCTGGTCACTCGTCTGAAAGGACATCTCCGTGTCGAAGCACGGCCGGAGGGAGGCACCCGTTGTGTGGTGCACTTTCCGCTGAGTGATGCCACCCCTGCTTTCCCTGCCGTAGAACGAACCACCGCCGCCGCTCTATGACCATGCGCAATCGCGTGATGATTGCTGAAGACGAGGTCTTCACGGCCCTGGAGCTCCAGTTTCACCTGGAGCAGCTGGGGTATGAGGTCGTCGATCTGGTGTCATCCGGCGAGCAGGCTGTTGAGCGTGCCGTCGACCTCAAGCCGGACCTCCTGATGATGGACGTGCGGCTCGAGGGCGACGTGGACGGCATTGATGCGTTCCAGCAGATCCGGGAGGAGCACGATGTGCCCGTCATCTTTCTGACTGCGTTCGGGGACGAGGAGACCATTTCTCGCGCCAAGGAATGCGGCGCCTTCGGATACATCCTGAAGCCCTTCAAGGAGCGCGAGCTTCGCGCCATGATTGAGGTCGCGCTCAACCGTCACGAGCGCCTGCACGACCTCCAGAAGAGCCATGACGACCTACAGGAGATCCTTGATGGATTGAGGGTCGGCACAGCGATGACGGACGAAGCCGGCCGCATCACATTCATCAGCAGGATCGCCATGCGCCTGCTGGGCATTGCCGAGGAGAAGGCACGCGGCAAGCTGTGGCACGAAGCGTTTCCGTTTAGCGTCGAAACCACCAACAGCCTGCGTGAAATCGCCTCCGCGCCGGACCCGACTGGACTCCAGAAGGTGTCCACGACGGTCAAGCATCGTAGCGGGCGCTCGTTCTACGTCGAGGTTGACGTGCAGCCGGATCCTCGCAACAGCCTGCGACGCATTTTCGTGTTCTACGACGTCACAGAAGTCCACGACCTGCGGCGTCAACTCAACGAGGACTCGCGTTTCCACGATCTCATTGGTGAGAGCGTCTCCATGCAGGCTGTCTTCTCACAGATTGAAACCGTCGGGGCGCTTGACACGACCGTTCTTATCGAGGGCGAGACCGGAACCGGCAAGGAGCTGGTAGCTCGAGCCATCCATCGGTCAAGCCGCCGAGCAGGCGAGCCTTTCGTCGCAGTCAACTGTGCGGCCCTGACCGAATCCCTTGCGGCCAGCCAGTTGTTCGGTCACAAGAAGGGCTCGTTCACGGGCGCAGTAAGCGACGAGCGCGGGTTGTTCGGCGCAGCCAACGGAGGCACCTTGTTTCTCGACGAGATCGGCGACATCCCCATGGACGTGCAGGTCAACCTGCTTCGTGTACTGGAAGAGCGTGCCGTGACCCGAGTAGGAGAAACGCACCAGCGCAAGGTGGACGTACGCATCGTCGCCGCCAGCCACCGCAATTTGCCGGCGGAAGTGGAAGCCGGGCGTTTCCGCGCCGACCTGCTCTATCGGATTCGCGTGGCCCGGATCGACCTTCCGGCCCTCCGCGAGCGTACCGGTGACATTCCCATCCTTGTGCAGAGCTTCCTTTCCAAATTCTCCAGCCGGATCGGCAAGGAGGTCACCGGGATCAGCTCCTCGGCAATGCGGGCACTGATCGACTACGCCTGGCCGGGAAACGTTCGGGAGCTTCGTAATGCTGTCGAATATGCTGTGATCCGGTGCCCGGGCTCGGTCATCCAACCCTCGGAACTGCCGCCCGAGATCCGGAGTCGCCCCGAGGTCATTGCCCTACCGGTTACCGGCGGCAGCCCCAGGGAACGCCTGGTTGCCGCGCTGAACCATACCAACGGCAACAGGAAGGCCGCGGCGGAACTGCTGGGAATAAGCAGGGCCACGCTCTATCGCCGCCTGGCCGAAAACGGAATCGACTGAGGAGGCAGCAGGAGTCCGGGCATTCCCGGTCTCTACGCTGGGCCCCCGATCGACTCCTTCCGCCAACCGCTCGGGTAGTCGCTACGATCATTCCGGGGGGAATCCCGTGGACCTGCCGCCGAGGCCGTGATGCCCGGCACCTCGGAGTCTGGATGCGCATCCCCCGTCGGCCGCTGGGATCCACGTCCTACGTGGATCTCCTTAGGTGTTGTTTCTGCATGCTTTACGTAAAAACACCCGGTTGTACGTAGATACCCGCATAGTCGATGGTGGAACGACTGTGTCGCATGGACAGACACGTGAGACAGGTTTGACACACTCCGTTTTTTGCCCGTCCCCACGGATTTCCCGGGCACCCTCCATTTTGTCCACAAAATGCCGGTTTACACTGTTACTTCAAAAAACTGGCACGGTGTTCGTAGTAGCGATGGCTCGAACCGACGTGTTTCACCCCCCCACCACCCCCATGTTTTTTGCGGACCCCCACCCCGCGGAAGACGGATTTGTCGCCGTACATGAGACGTACTCTCGTACGATCGTGTGTAGCGCGAACGGTTTTTCGCAGGAGTCCCCGTTTCGTCAGATAAAGAGTGCCGTCCTTGGATATGGCAAGGATCGAGGACCGGAGCCTAACCGAGCCACCTCCGTCCTGCCTCCGAATCTTCCGGCGCCGAGAAAGCCAGACGGATCCGCCATCCCGATCGTCGCCGTTCTCAGCGCGAACGAATCCGGGCGAATCAATATGCTGGCCGGCCGCATTGCCGACTGCCTGGCGAACCGTGGCCTGAGGGTCGCCGTTTCTCGATTGACGGGCACCAGACGCACCGCGCTCGCAGAATCGTGCAACTGGGTCGTCACGCGAGACCTCCTGGACTACGGTTACCTCAGCACCCAGCACCTGGATGGCCGGGAGCTTGAGCGGCTGTTCGCTGTCCAGCTCTCCGACCTTGCTGCCGCCTCCCCGGATGTCATCGTGATGGAGCTCGAAGGCACACTGTGGCGGCAGGACGTGCGCATCATGCTCTCCATCATTGGTGCCACGCGTGCCGCGAGCACCGCCGTGATCTCCGCGGTCGAACCCGGAGCGGCACTGCTCGGTCGTCAAATGGCGGAACAGGCCGGACTCGACGTCGCCGCGTTCTGGTCTCCGCGAGCCGATGCCGGCAGCCTCAAGAGAGACAGCCGCATTCGAAAGTCGGGCATTCGAGTCTGCAGCCGTGGCGCCGCCACATGCGCAGCACGAGCCATCACTGCCACGCTTCGACGCCGCTGGGTCCCGCTGGGCAACGGTCTGCTCAATCGCCCGACACTAGCGGCGGCCGCCTGAGGAATCGCTACTGACATTCGCCTCGCCCTACACCTCTTCCCGGCGAGGTGCCCCCGAAACGCTAGTGGGTGGCTGTTTCGGGGCCATATGGGGCCCGATCCATTGCGGATCGGGCCCTTGATCTTTTTGCGGTGCGCCTCGGGCCCGGGACCGTGAGCCCGTGCGGGGGCCCGCGGTTGCCGCCGTATTTCCTCCCGCTATGGGCTACCGTCCCGTCTCCGGGAGAGTCGTCTCTTGCAATAACGGCTATACCCTTTGCCAGCCGTCGGGGCTCCCAGGCTCCCAGGCTCCCTGCGGAACCGGCGCCTCGTTAGGCGTGCTCCTCGGACCTGGACCGGGACGGCGGCTCGACGGAGACCGGACTATTCGGTCTACGGGTGCTGGCGCCCTGTGCAGCCTCATCGAAATAGGGCTGTGGCGTGAAAATGGTCTCCTGTGCGAATGCGGGTGCTGCCGGAGGATCGACGGCGTAGGGCGAGGCGGGACGTGCTGGCGGCGGGACTCCCCCGCCGGGCGGGCTGCCGAACGTGCCGGTGGCGGCGGCGGGCCGTGCGGGCGCCTCCGGCTGGAAAATGGTGGCTTCCTGGGGTGCCTGCATCTGGAAAACGGCAGGGCTGCGCACGTACGTGGGCCGCAAGGGGGTATTGGGTCGATTCTCCGGCTCCTCGTCCAGGCTCGGCTGGATGGCATAGGTGGATGCCGCGACCGCGCCACCGAAAGCTCCGAACAGCACGGTGCTGGCGATCAGAATCGTGTAGCGTGCGATGCGACCGGGCCACTCGAGACCGTCGCGGCCCTCATCCCGAGCGACCATGTCTAGCAGACCGTCCCAGATGCCGTAGATGGTCGCATAGATATAACGAGGAATCGGGTCCAGGTAGTCCACGCCGGCCTGGTCCCCCCCCAGTGCGGTGTACTCGACCAGCAGGTCCACAAGGATGACAATCAGGGCCGCGACGAACCCTACCTTGGCACCGAGCTTGAGCCCCCTGACGGACTCCAACCGGTTGTCGTTGGCCTTTGCAGCCTTGGTGCCTGCCACAAAACCGCCCAGAACGACCCCAAAGCACAGGAAGCCGTTGACCCCCCGGATGGGCAGGGGCCAGGCGATCGAAAACACAAGCACGACGGCAACGCCCGTGATCAGCGGTCCCACGGCGAAGCTGGTCTACGCAGCGACGCCCGTTTCTGGCTGGCGGCGCTGCAGGTGTACATCGGCACGACCGGGTTTTGGCGAAACCCCGCCGTCACAAGACTTTAAATAAAAGCGGACGCTTCGCGCAAAACAAATCCTTACCGTGCTATTCGCGCGAATCCGAGCGCCGAGAGGCCATTATCTGCACGTGAATTGAAGCGACCGTACTACGTCTACGTGATCCGGTTGAACCCTGCCGTCCTGGATCGGTCCGGCTTCAGGAAGCGCAACCCGAGGTACCGCGCCGGACGCCCCTGCGCCTACGTAGGCAGTTCGGTGCGCCCCCCAGACGAGCGCTTTGACCAGCACAAACAGGGGTACAAGGCCAATCGCTATGCGCGGGAGTTCGGCGAGTGCCTCTTGCCCGACGTGTTCAGTCGCTACAACCCCGTTCCGTCGCGGAAGGATGCCCTGGAATTGGAAGAATACCTGGCCCAGCGCCTTCGCGAGGAAGGCTGGGGGGTCTGGCAGGGTTGACCCCGCGGGGCCGCAGCCGCCTCAGACGTGCCCGGGCGGCTCGATCCGGTCCACTTCCCCACGAGCCAGCTTCTCCTGGTATTCGCTCCAGTTCATGCTGGGCAAACCGGAGTCCATCTCGACCATGCTGATGCAGCCGCTCACCGGGCAGACCAGAGAGCACAGGTTGCACCCCACGCAGGTGTCCTTTTTGATCTCGTATCGGTTTACGTAGCCGTGGCCTGCACCGGCCACGACCGTCTGCTTGCCGGACTCCATGACTGCCGTCGTACCCAGCCCGTTGGCCAGGAAATCAGCCAGCGGCACCTCTGTGCGCGAGATCGACTGATGCGCACCGTCCTCGCAGGCGATGTAACAGAGCCCGCAATGAATGCATGTATCCTGGTCGATGTCTGCAACGACCTTGTACCCAAGGTCCAGCTGATTCCAGGCACCGACTCGGGCCACGCTGGCCCCGACAAAGTCGTTCAGGGTTTCGAAACCCTTCTCGCGCATCCAGTTCTTCAGGCCGGACTCCAGTTGCTCCACGATGCGGAAGCCGTAGTGCATTGCGGCCGTGCAGACCTGCACATTTCCCGCACCCAGCAGCAGGAATTCCACCGCGTCCTGCCAGGTCTGCACGCCCCCGATTCCGGACACCGGCAGCCCGATATCCGGATCGGAAGCAATCTGCTGCACCATGTTGAGGGCGATAGGCTTTACGGCAGGACCGCAATAGCCGCCATGGGACCCGCGACCCGCCACCTGGGGCCTCGGTGCCAGCGTGTCCAGATCAACTCCCACGATCGAGTTGATGGTGTTGATCAGAGAGATCCCGTCGGCACCGGCCTTCGCCGCCGCCCGTCCGGGTCCACGGATGTCCGTGACGTTGGGAGTCAGTTTGACCAGAACAGGCGTCGAGGCCACTTCCTTGGCCCACTCCGTGACCATGCAGGTGTATTCCGGCACCTGACCCACAGCCGAGCCCATGCCACGCTCAGACATGCCATGCGGGCACCCGAAGTTGAGCTCCAGCCCGTCACAGCCCGTGTCCTCCACGCGACGAACCACGTCATGCCAGGCATCCTGGGTAGACTCCACCATCAGACTCACCACCACGGCGTGGTTGGGAAACTCGCGTTTGATGGCGCGGATCTCCTCCAGGTTGTCCTCCAGACTTCGGTCCGTGATCAACTCGATGTTGTTCAGGCCGACCATCCTGCGACCGTCGTAGTCGATGGAGCCGTATCGGGAGCTGACGTTTACAGCAGGCTCATGACCAACGGTCTTCCAGACCACGCCTCCCCAACCAGCCTCGAATGCCCTCCGGACCTGGTAGGCGGAGTTCGTCGGCGGACCAGAGGCCAGCCAGAACGGATTCGGGCTCCTGATTCCGGCCACGTCGGCCGTCAAGTCCGGCTGCTTCATGCCTTCAGGTATGCGTCTATGGCCTGGGCAGCATTCTTGCCGTCCTGGACCGCGTCAACGATTTCTGCGCCTCCACTCTCGCAATCACCCCCTACGAATACGCCTTGGCCGAGTCGCCCGAGCTGGTCCAGGATGGCCTCCTGTCCAAGGGCCATGATGACCATGTCGCAGGGAAGCACGCGGGTTGAACCAGCGTCCGAGAACGATTCGGGGTCCACCGGCTGTAGCCGAATGCCCTCGACATGCGCATTGCCTTCGAAGGCAGCAGGTCGCACAAACCAGTCAAAGACTACTCCGTCCTGCTTGGCCAGTTCGTACTCGTAGGCGAAGGCCGACATCTGCCCGGGACCACGCCGGTAGGCAATGGTAACCGTCTCGGCGCCCAGCCTCACAGCCTGGGTCGCGACATCGATGGCCGTATTGCCGGCTCCAACCACGACTACGTGGCGGCCGACCCGACACTCTGTCAGCGGACCAAGATGAGCCGGAAAAATGAAGTCCAGCGCTTCCACGATCCCCGGAAGGCCGGCACCCGGCAGATCCAGCGTACGCGTCTGGCCGAGGCCGACGGCCACAAACACCGCGTCGTACTCGGAGCGCAAAGTGGCCAGCCGCTCCGCATCAACATGCTCGCCGAGCCGGATGTCCACCCCCATTTCTTCGATGGGCTCAATCTCACTCAGGGCAAACTCGGTGGTCACCTTGTAGGGCGACAGCCCGAGGGTATTGAGCCCCCCCGCCACCTCGCGGGCCTCGAAGACCGCAGCTGCGTGGCCCATCTTGCGAAGCTCAAAGCCGCAGGTCAGGCCCGCTGGACCACCTCCGACGATGGCAACCCGTTTTCCAGTGTCCGGACCCGGTTCAAAGAACCGCACGGCACGAGCTGCGGCCGCATCGGTCGCAAAGCGCTGCAGACGGCCGATTTCAACCGGCTCCTTCAGCAGGGTCCGGTCTACGCACGCTCCTTCGCAAAGCACCTCCGTAGGACAGGCGCGCGCGCAGGAGCCGCCGAAGATGTTCTCTTCGAAGATAGTCTCGGCGGCACCCAGCGGATTGTCGTGCAGAATGTCCCGGATGAAAGACGGCACATCGATGCCGGTTGGACAGGCCCGCGTGCAGGGCGCGTCATAGCAGTAGAGGCACCGCGCGGCTGCCGCGACGGCCTCGTCCCTGGTAAGGGCCGGGTGCAGGTCTGAGAAATTCTGCGCCAGCTCCTCGGCGCCAAGTCGGGTTTTTTCGATCAACTCATCCAGTTGGCTTTGCCGGAAGCTTCCCACTTGGTGGTGATCTTCCTGGCCTTGGTCCAGAAGTCGATGGCCGTATTTCCGGTGATGTCTCCCCCGCCAAACGCGGATTCATTCCATCCCCCGAACGCGAAGGGCTCCCGAGGCACCGGAACGCCGATATTGACACCGATCATTCCGGCACTGGCTCGATCTGCAAAGTACTGGGCCGTACCGCCACTTGAGGTGTAA containing:
- a CDS encoding sigma 54-interacting transcriptional regulator translates to MTMRNRVMIAEDEVFTALELQFHLEQLGYEVVDLVSSGEQAVERAVDLKPDLLMMDVRLEGDVDGIDAFQQIREEHDVPVIFLTAFGDEETISRAKECGAFGYILKPFKERELRAMIEVALNRHERLHDLQKSHDDLQEILDGLRVGTAMTDEAGRITFISRIAMRLLGIAEEKARGKLWHEAFPFSVETTNSLREIASAPDPTGLQKVSTTVKHRSGRSFYVEVDVQPDPRNSLRRIFVFYDVTEVHDLRRQLNEDSRFHDLIGESVSMQAVFSQIETVGALDTTVLIEGETGTGKELVARAIHRSSRRAGEPFVAVNCAALTESLAASQLFGHKKGSFTGAVSDERGLFGAANGGTLFLDEIGDIPMDVQVNLLRVLEERAVTRVGETHQRKVDVRIVAASHRNLPAEVEAGRFRADLLYRIRVARIDLPALRERTGDIPILVQSFLSKFSSRIGKEVTGISSSAMRALIDYAWPGNVRELRNAVEYAVIRCPGSVIQPSELPPEIRSRPEVIALPVTGGSPRERLVAALNHTNGNRKAAAELLGISRATLYRRLAENGID
- a CDS encoding GIY-YIG nuclease family protein codes for the protein MKRPYYVYVIRLNPAVLDRSGFRKRNPRYRAGRPCAYVGSSVRPPDERFDQHKQGYKANRYAREFGECLLPDVFSRYNPVPSRKDALELEEYLAQRLREEGWGVWQG
- the preA gene encoding NAD-dependent dihydropyrimidine dehydrogenase subunit PreA, whose protein sequence is MKQPDLTADVAGIRSPNPFWLASGPPTNSAYQVRRAFEAGWGGVVWKTVGHEPAVNVSSRYGSIDYDGRRMVGLNNIELITDRSLEDNLEEIRAIKREFPNHAVVVSLMVESTQDAWHDVVRRVEDTGCDGLELNFGCPHGMSERGMGSAVGQVPEYTCMVTEWAKEVASTPVLVKLTPNVTDIRGPGRAAAKAGADGISLINTINSIVGVDLDTLAPRPQVAGRGSHGGYCGPAVKPIALNMVQQIASDPDIGLPVSGIGGVQTWQDAVEFLLLGAGNVQVCTAAMHYGFRIVEQLESGLKNWMREKGFETLNDFVGASVARVGAWNQLDLGYKVVADIDQDTCIHCGLCYIACEDGAHQSISRTEVPLADFLANGLGTTAVMESGKQTVVAGAGHGYVNRYEIKKDTCVGCNLCSLVCPVSGCISMVEMDSGLPSMNWSEYQEKLARGEVDRIEPPGHV
- a CDS encoding FAD-dependent oxidoreductase, whose product is MIEKTRLGAEELAQNFSDLHPALTRDEAVAAAARCLYCYDAPCTRACPTGIDVPSFIRDILHDNPLGAAETIFEENIFGGSCARACPTEVLCEGACVDRTLLKEPVEIGRLQRFATDAAAARAVRFFEPGPDTGKRVAIVGGGPAGLTCGFELRKMGHAAAVFEAREVAGGLNTLGLSPYKVTTEFALSEIEPIEEMGVDIRLGEHVDAERLATLRSEYDAVFVAVGLGQTRTLDLPGAGLPGIVEALDFIFPAHLGPLTECRVGRHVVVVGAGNTAIDVATQAVRLGAETVTIAYRRGPGQMSAFAYEYELAKQDGVVFDWFVRPAAFEGNAHVEGIRLQPVDPESFSDAGSTRVLPCDMVIMALGQEAILDQLGRLGQGVFVGGDCESGGAEIVDAVQDGKNAAQAIDAYLKA